A window from Drosophila subobscura isolate 14011-0131.10 chromosome O, UCBerk_Dsub_1.0, whole genome shotgun sequence encodes these proteins:
- the LOC117896336 gene encoding uncharacterized protein LOC117896336: protein MCPVTQIELLCTIILEKRKLRIAKAPPTKRKKYRK, encoded by the coding sequence ATGTGCCCCGTAACGCAAATCGAATTGCTCTGCACCATTATCCTTGAGAAAAGGAAACTTCGTATAGCCAAGGCCCCACCAACAAAGCGGAAAAAGTATCGCAAATAA